Proteins found in one Gemmatimonadaceae bacterium genomic segment:
- a CDS encoding NAD+ synthase, with protein MAMHQSVHLAIVQFKPVKGDYGGNLEHLGEIFAQLDSLSPRPQVAFLPETAVSGYFLEGGVRDHAVTAGTLVRDLSARYNAAVPSCEPMDVGLGFYEIWNNSIYNSALYVTLGGDSPIVRHVHRKVFLPTYGLFDEERFVDRGFEIRAFDTSWGRAAILVCEDAWHSMSATIAALDGAQIIFVPSASPARGLFPRSDDHAGPASLERWERLARDISSEHGVFTALVQLVGAEGGKTFPGGSVVAGPRGDVKLRAPLWDESIATVTLDTSDLTRARVELPLLTDLQTMLPHLIRTIGKIQINEPLPLAYDPPSSDGASPVGIVSSGLKQPMTSGRTPVGKNASSGTAASTVIVVSATASVIGPPPLDIDPALTADWLVSFLREDLGRRGFKKGVIGISGGVDSAVTAWLAAKALGPSNVIGVRLPYRTSSADSLAHAELVIDMLGIDGRTLDISPAVDGYLSSEPDAGPARRGNVMARMRMIALFDLSAKHHALPVGTGNKTERLMGYFTWHADDSPPVNPLGDLFKTQVWALARHLGVPEEIVGKPASADLIEGQTDEGDFGLSYARADQILNWLVNGYTRADAEAHGFTADEVDLVHKRLSSTHWKRKLPTVAMLSHSAIGETYLRPVDY; from the coding sequence ATGGCAATGCATCAATCCGTTCACCTGGCAATCGTACAGTTCAAACCCGTCAAGGGCGATTACGGCGGCAACCTCGAACATCTGGGCGAAATATTTGCCCAGCTCGACTCACTGTCGCCACGACCACAGGTGGCATTTCTGCCGGAGACCGCCGTAAGCGGGTACTTCCTCGAAGGAGGAGTTCGCGACCACGCAGTCACGGCCGGAACACTCGTTCGCGACCTGAGCGCGCGATATAACGCCGCCGTTCCATCCTGTGAGCCAATGGATGTCGGCCTCGGGTTCTACGAGATCTGGAACAATTCAATCTACAACAGCGCCCTGTACGTAACGCTTGGCGGGGACTCGCCGATAGTTAGGCATGTGCATCGCAAGGTATTTCTTCCGACGTATGGATTGTTTGACGAGGAGCGATTCGTCGATCGCGGGTTCGAGATCCGGGCGTTCGACACCAGCTGGGGTCGCGCGGCGATACTCGTTTGCGAAGATGCGTGGCACAGCATGTCGGCGACGATCGCGGCACTCGACGGAGCGCAGATAATCTTCGTTCCTTCGGCGTCTCCCGCGCGCGGACTTTTTCCGCGCAGCGATGATCATGCAGGCCCGGCGAGTCTCGAGCGCTGGGAGCGACTCGCTCGTGACATATCATCTGAGCATGGCGTGTTCACCGCACTCGTTCAACTGGTGGGGGCGGAAGGAGGCAAGACCTTCCCAGGTGGCTCGGTAGTCGCGGGGCCGAGAGGAGATGTGAAGCTGAGGGCACCGCTCTGGGATGAGTCGATCGCAACAGTGACGCTCGATACTTCCGACCTCACGAGGGCACGTGTTGAGCTGCCGCTGCTCACCGACCTTCAGACAATGCTGCCCCACCTGATACGTACTATCGGCAAGATCCAGATCAACGAGCCGCTGCCACTCGCATACGATCCGCCGTCCAGCGACGGTGCGTCGCCGGTGGGGATCGTGTCCAGCGGGCTCAAGCAACCGATGACGTCGGGCCGCACGCCAGTTGGAAAAAATGCATCAAGTGGCACGGCGGCTTCCACTGTCATCGTCGTTTCTGCAACCGCTTCTGTAATCGGGCCGCCACCGCTTGACATCGACCCGGCGCTGACGGCCGACTGGCTGGTGTCGTTTCTGCGGGAAGATCTTGGCCGTCGCGGCTTCAAAAAGGGCGTCATCGGTATTTCTGGCGGCGTCGATTCGGCAGTGACGGCCTGGCTTGCGGCAAAGGCGCTCGGACCCTCGAACGTGATTGGCGTTCGACTGCCCTATCGCACCTCGAGCGCCGACTCGCTGGCGCACGCCGAGCTCGTCATCGACATGCTGGGTATTGATGGCCGCACTCTAGATATCTCGCCGGCCGTGGATGGCTACCTTTCCAGTGAGCCGGACGCTGGCCCCGCCCGAAGGGGCAACGTCATGGCACGAATGCGCATGATCGCGCTATTTGACCTCTCGGCCAAACACCACGCGCTACCTGTTGGCACCGGCAACAAGACCGAGCGGCTGATGGGCTATTTCACCTGGCACGCCGACGATTCACCGCCGGTGAATCCGCTAGGCGATCTCTTCAAGACGCAGGTGTGGGCGCTCGCGCGTCACCTGGGTGTACCGGAGGAAATCGTTGGTAAACCCGCGTCGGCCGACCTCATCGAGGGCCAGACCGACGAGGGCGACTTCGGATTGAGCTACGCGCGCGCCGATCAGATTCTGAACTGGCTCGTAAACGGTTACACCCGGGCGGATGCAGAGGCACACGGATTCACGGCTGATGAAGTCGATCTCGTGCACAAGCGGCTCTCGTCAACGCACTGGAAGCGGAAGCTGCCGACCGTCGCAATGCTGAGTCATAGCGCTATCGGCGAGACGTATCTGAGGCCGGTGGATTATTGA
- a CDS encoding fatty acid desaturase family protein yields MLLTRLIQAGCVLAAYSLVGVHISRLAEASAILQWYLPLALAAAWVASDLASGVVHWIADSWGSQQTPIVGPRFLRPFRVHHIDPEDILRRGFVGLNGDVAIVTLPILVAAFAIPLTGGFGKLIALFIVSMSAVGLPTNQVHQWAHMPHPPKFVGWLQRKGFILSREEHVEHHTSPFAMNYCITNGWCNRALTKIDFFRRMESIITRVTGAVPRADEMVMTLSDSAPRRVQDEAPSRDVPERMIA; encoded by the coding sequence ATGTTACTGACCCGGCTCATCCAGGCAGGCTGTGTCCTCGCCGCGTACTCGCTCGTTGGCGTGCACATTTCGCGGCTCGCAGAAGCGTCGGCGATCCTGCAATGGTATCTGCCGCTGGCGCTTGCCGCGGCGTGGGTCGCTTCGGACCTCGCATCAGGGGTCGTCCACTGGATTGCGGATAGCTGGGGAAGCCAGCAGACACCGATTGTCGGGCCCCGCTTCCTCCGGCCGTTCCGCGTTCACCACATCGACCCTGAGGACATCCTCCGACGCGGATTTGTTGGCCTGAACGGCGATGTCGCGATCGTCACGCTTCCGATTCTGGTCGCCGCATTTGCGATTCCCCTTACAGGCGGATTCGGCAAACTCATTGCCCTCTTCATCGTGTCGATGTCTGCGGTAGGCCTTCCGACCAATCAGGTCCACCAGTGGGCGCACATGCCGCATCCCCCGAAGTTTGTCGGATGGCTTCAACGCAAGGGATTTATCCTGAGCCGCGAGGAGCATGTCGAACATCACACGTCTCCATTCGCGATGAATTACTGCATCACCAATGGCTGGTGCAATCGCGCGCTCACGAAGATCGATTTCTTCCGCCGAATGGAGAGCATCATCACGCGAGTTACAGGTGCGGTACCCCGCGCTGACGAAATGGTGATGACACTCAGCGACTCCGCGCCGCGCCGCGTGCAGGATGAGGCACCTTCACGGGACGTGCCCGAGCGCATGATAGCCTGA
- a CDS encoding DEAD/DEAH box helicase, with translation MTASFSPLHLDRSLLTGLKELGFTRPTPIQADAIPPALEGRDVLACASTGSGKTAAFLLPILHNLIERPRGKTRALVITPTRELAAQIVEQLNALAMHTPVTAWAIIGGVGMGPQEHAFRSGTDVLVATPGRLLDHMKSSYAKLDGIEYLVLDEADRMLDMGFLPDVRRILRAIPSKRQTFFFSATIPAPIATLASQMLHNPVTINLDRTSAPAVGITQALYPVPQELKSSLFLELLKRGEMKEALVFTRTKHRANRLAEYLVRNGIKAERIHGNRSQPQRTEALAGFKSGKYRVLVATDIAARGIDVEALGHVVNFDVPPAPEDYIHRVGRTGRAELTGEAFTFVAPEEEGDVKGIERAIGRRLPRVTLPDFDYAARTAQRLEIPIAERIAGIRAKKAEDRARSAAKKQRQAGGAGSSGAGTGGPSALSSSGSARSGGSARSGGGGTSRSSGGAASGRSGGSSNRGGRTR, from the coding sequence ATGACCGCGTCCTTCTCGCCGCTTCATCTGGACCGAAGCCTCCTTACGGGCCTCAAGGAACTGGGCTTTACGCGGCCAACGCCGATTCAGGCTGATGCAATTCCCCCCGCGCTCGAAGGTCGCGACGTTCTTGCCTGCGCATCGACGGGCAGTGGCAAGACAGCCGCGTTTCTGCTGCCGATTCTTCATAACCTGATCGAGCGGCCGCGCGGAAAGACGCGGGCGCTTGTAATCACACCGACACGCGAGCTTGCCGCGCAGATAGTCGAACAGCTGAATGCTCTTGCCATGCACACGCCGGTAACGGCGTGGGCGATTATCGGGGGAGTGGGAATGGGCCCCCAGGAGCACGCATTCCGGAGCGGAACTGATGTGCTGGTAGCGACCCCGGGTCGGCTGCTCGACCACATGAAGTCATCCTACGCGAAGCTGGACGGAATCGAATACCTCGTTCTCGACGAAGCAGACAGAATGCTCGACATGGGATTCCTGCCCGATGTCCGGCGCATTCTTCGGGCGATACCGTCCAAACGACAGACGTTTTTCTTCAGCGCGACAATTCCGGCTCCAATCGCCACCCTGGCGAGCCAGATGCTGCACAATCCGGTTACGATCAATCTCGATCGCACGTCGGCACCGGCGGTGGGCATCACGCAGGCGTTGTATCCGGTTCCCCAGGAACTAAAATCGTCGCTGTTTCTCGAGCTTCTCAAGCGTGGAGAAATGAAGGAAGCGCTCGTCTTCACGCGCACCAAGCATCGGGCCAATCGGCTGGCGGAATATCTGGTGCGTAACGGCATCAAGGCCGAGCGCATCCATGGCAACCGGTCGCAGCCGCAGCGCACCGAGGCTCTTGCCGGATTCAAGAGCGGCAAGTACCGGGTGCTGGTGGCAACCGACATCGCTGCCCGTGGCATCGATGTCGAGGCGCTGGGCCATGTCGTAAACTTCGATGTTCCGCCGGCTCCGGAGGACTACATCCATCGCGTAGGTCGCACTGGCCGCGCTGAGCTCACGGGCGAGGCGTTTACCTTTGTTGCGCCCGAAGAGGAAGGCGATGTGAAGGGAATTGAGCGCGCGATCGGCCGCAGGTTGCCACGCGTCACGCTTCCCGATTTCGATTATGCGGCCAGAACTGCGCAGCGGCTGGAGATTCCGATCGCCGAGCGAATTGCGGGAATCAGGGCGAAGAAAGCGGAGGACCGTGCGCGCAGTGCAGCAAAGAAACAGCGGCAGGCGGGTGGTGCCGGAAGCAGTGGTGCTGGTACAGGCGGACCGTCTGCGCTTTCCAGTAGTGGCAGCGCACGTTCTGGTGGCAGCGCACGTTCCGGCGGCGGCGGGACAAGTCGAAGTTCCGGCGGCGCGGCAAGCGGACGGTCTGGTGGAAGCTCGAACCGTGGCGGTCGTACCCGGTAG
- a CDS encoding dehydrogenase E1 component subunit alpha/beta, translating to MATRTIPDRKTSRQSPAGLSPDVLVQAYRNMLLSRRIDDKEVQLKRQNKIFFQISGAGHEAILTAAAMVARPAYDWFYTYYRDRALCLQLGVTPAEMLYEAVGAAIDPASGGRQMPSHWGHKDYNIVSASSPTGTQFLQAVGSAEATLRAKLLGITEGFQDDEVVLVCTGDGTTSEGEFWESLNTAANLKLPIVYLVEDNGYAISVPVEVNTAGGSISKLVRSFPNFLIEEVDGCDFVASHEVMTRAVEYARSRKGPALVHAKVIRPYSHSLSDDETMYRPAGERDADAARDPIVVFPKWLVAEGHATDEELERVAAEVDEIVLAATDDALAQPQPGADTIHYAVYSPDVDPRSEQFDTEDDPQFTGDPTTMVDLLNACMKDEMRRNEKMLMFGEDVADVSREEHLDKVKGKGGVFKVTWGLQREFGGARVYNTPLAEANIVGRAIGLAIRGFKPVVEVQFFDYIWPAYMQIRDELATMRWRSNNTFSAPVVIRTTYGGYIRGALYHSQTGASLFTHCPGLRVVCPATALDASGLLRTAIRCDDPVIFLEHKHLYRQTYNKSANPGPNFMIPFGKAKVVREGTDVSLITYGATLQRAITAANAVAEEGISVEVIDLRTLNPWDQETVFESVKKTSRVIVAYEDSMSWGYGAEIAAEIANECFAWLDAPVMRVASTDTFVGYAPQLEDAILPQIEDFKVAYRAISSY from the coding sequence ATGGCAACCAGAACTATTCCCGATCGCAAGACGTCCCGGCAGTCCCCCGCTGGCCTGAGCCCCGACGTGCTCGTCCAAGCGTACCGGAATATGCTGCTGTCGAGGCGGATTGACGATAAGGAAGTGCAGCTCAAGCGTCAGAACAAGATCTTCTTCCAGATCTCTGGCGCGGGGCATGAGGCGATTCTCACGGCCGCGGCGATGGTGGCCCGTCCCGCCTACGACTGGTTCTACACATACTATCGCGATCGCGCGCTCTGCCTCCAACTGGGGGTGACGCCGGCAGAAATGCTTTACGAAGCCGTCGGTGCGGCAATCGATCCCGCCTCCGGTGGTCGTCAGATGCCGAGCCACTGGGGGCACAAGGATTACAACATCGTGTCGGCGTCGTCACCTACGGGCACCCAGTTCCTGCAGGCCGTTGGCTCAGCCGAAGCGACGCTTCGCGCGAAGCTTCTCGGGATTACCGAAGGGTTTCAGGACGATGAGGTGGTTCTGGTGTGCACCGGTGATGGAACCACCAGCGAGGGAGAATTCTGGGAATCGCTCAACACCGCCGCGAACCTGAAGCTCCCCATCGTGTATCTCGTGGAAGACAATGGCTACGCGATCTCGGTTCCAGTGGAGGTGAACACTGCCGGCGGTTCAATCTCGAAACTGGTACGATCGTTTCCGAATTTTCTGATCGAGGAAGTCGATGGCTGCGATTTCGTCGCCAGCCACGAGGTCATGACCCGTGCGGTGGAATACGCACGGTCGCGAAAAGGACCTGCGCTGGTGCATGCGAAAGTCATTCGGCCCTATTCGCATTCGCTCTCCGACGACGAGACGATGTACCGGCCGGCTGGGGAGCGTGATGCCGACGCCGCTCGCGACCCGATCGTCGTCTTTCCGAAGTGGCTCGTTGCCGAAGGGCATGCGACGGATGAGGAGCTGGAGCGTGTTGCGGCGGAAGTCGACGAAATTGTTCTCGCCGCTACCGACGATGCTCTCGCGCAACCGCAGCCCGGCGCCGATACGATTCACTACGCTGTTTATTCGCCGGATGTGGATCCGCGTAGCGAGCAGTTCGATACCGAGGATGATCCGCAGTTCACCGGCGATCCGACGACGATGGTGGATCTACTCAACGCCTGCATGAAGGATGAGATGCGGCGTAATGAGAAAATGCTGATGTTCGGCGAAGACGTCGCGGATGTTTCACGCGAGGAGCATCTCGACAAGGTCAAAGGCAAAGGCGGCGTCTTCAAGGTGACGTGGGGTCTTCAGCGCGAGTTCGGTGGCGCGCGCGTGTACAATACGCCACTGGCGGAAGCAAACATCGTCGGCCGTGCCATCGGGCTGGCCATCCGCGGTTTCAAGCCAGTCGTCGAAGTACAGTTCTTCGACTACATCTGGCCTGCTTACATGCAGATTCGGGACGAGCTGGCGACAATGCGCTGGAGATCGAACAACACGTTTTCGGCGCCCGTCGTTATTCGTACGACCTATGGCGGCTATATCCGGGGAGCCCTTTATCATTCACAGACGGGCGCGTCGTTGTTCACGCACTGTCCCGGCCTACGGGTGGTTTGTCCCGCAACAGCGCTCGATGCCAGCGGCCTGCTGAGAACGGCCATCCGCTGCGACGACCCCGTGATTTTTCTGGAGCACAAGCACCTGTACCGGCAGACTTACAACAAGAGCGCGAACCCCGGGCCCAACTTCATGATTCCCTTCGGCAAGGCAAAGGTCGTGCGAGAAGGGACGGATGTCAGCCTCATCACCTACGGCGCAACGCTGCAGCGCGCGATAACAGCCGCGAATGCAGTTGCCGAGGAGGGGATCTCAGTCGAGGTGATCGATCTCAGAACGCTTAATCCGTGGGACCAGGAGACGGTGTTCGAGTCCGTCAAAAAAACATCGCGGGTAATTGTCGCGTACGAAGACTCAATGTCGTGGGGATACGGCGCCGAGATTGCCGCTGAAATCGCGAATGAGTGCTTCGCCTGGCTCGATGCGCCGGTAATGCGCGTGGCGTCAACCGATACGTTCGTCGGTTATGCGCCGCAGCTCGAGGATGCGATTCTGCCCCAGATCGAGGATTTCAAGGTGGCGTACCGGGCGATTTCCAGCTACTGA
- a CDS encoding DUF4112 domain-containing protein yields the protein MRDPAAPLVRDADGRVVNLPMASDDKAARVRSLARLLDSAVRIPGTNIRFGLDSLIGVVPGIGDVAGAAFSGYIVLAAARLGVPATVLTRMLVNLATDAAVGAIPLIGDLFDVSFKANTRNAALLDQHLGAPLPGKKASRLTIVAVVGGLVLLAAGAVTLTVLLFRGLNALIT from the coding sequence ATGCGTGATCCCGCTGCGCCGCTAGTGCGCGACGCCGACGGCCGGGTCGTGAACCTGCCGATGGCTTCGGACGACAAGGCTGCACGCGTTCGATCGCTCGCGCGCCTGCTCGACTCTGCGGTACGTATCCCAGGCACCAACATCCGGTTCGGCCTCGATTCGCTGATAGGAGTCGTGCCGGGTATTGGCGACGTCGCCGGTGCGGCATTCTCCGGCTACATCGTCCTTGCCGCCGCCCGGCTGGGTGTGCCGGCTACGGTTCTCACCCGGATGCTGGTCAATCTCGCTACCGACGCCGCCGTGGGTGCGATACCGCTCATCGGCGATCTCTTCGACGTCAGCTTCAAGGCCAACACGCGGAACGCCGCGCTTCTCGACCAGCACCTCGGCGCTCCATTGCCCGGGAAAAAGGCGAGCCGTTTGACAATCGTGGCGGTCGTCGGCGGGCTTGTTCTGCTCGCCGCTGGTGCCGTCACTCTGACGGTCCTGCTGTTTCGAGGATTAAATGCACTCATCACCTGA
- a CDS encoding PBP1A family penicillin-binding protein yields MHCHEVVIHSRRGQLSLALALSIAMCAPAVALAQRSTEPWRIVPQPQSSQIFARDGSLLAEIGNQIRTSISIRTLPKYVPQAFVAIEDQRFYQHDGVDVVGIAGAIKDNILGDRRGASTITQLLVGNMHPDIIDRTDRTLGRKLREQAAAREMEKRYSKEQILEAFLNQISFAHGYFGIESAARHYFGKPASRLSLAEAATLAAMPKGPELYEPVKHPDRVRERRNTVLAVMAQQRFITPAQARAAQNTPLVTAPNYGVAVPAPYFVNVVKIQAQRAGVPVTAGGYRIYTSLDPAMQAAAIAALAEGTAEVEARAGYRHPTTGSGSGGSEYLQGLVVAIDPTTGDVRALIGGRDYNDSQFDRAVDARRQPGSSFKPIVYAAAIADSIPPNAIVGDTAIAIRLPNGSFYRPDNSDNEYLGPITLREALSKSRNVVAVQIGQQVGIDSITALARRMGIQSPVAQVPSSAIGASVVQPLDLVAAYTTFANLGTPVEPRFLHRIEDRAGKVVHFAPVRALPPALDQRATFVVRDMMRDVVERGTASSVRRYLPASIPVAGKTGTTNDNTDVWFVGLTPDIVAGVWLGFDKPKTITPGAAGGSLAAPIWGKMMARYYAAGRGRSASERSAERWTPPLGVISGELDRATGQMATLTTPAERRYTEYFVEGTEPEALRADPWKVFRWGPIGF; encoded by the coding sequence ATGCATTGCCATGAAGTTGTCATTCACTCGCGGCGCGGGCAACTGTCGCTCGCGCTCGCACTCTCGATCGCCATGTGCGCGCCGGCCGTGGCCCTCGCACAGCGATCCACCGAGCCGTGGCGGATTGTTCCGCAACCGCAATCGTCTCAGATCTTCGCCCGGGACGGGTCACTTCTCGCCGAGATTGGTAATCAGATCCGAACCAGTATTTCGATCCGAACTCTTCCGAAGTACGTTCCGCAGGCGTTCGTCGCAATCGAGGATCAGCGGTTCTACCAGCACGATGGCGTCGACGTGGTCGGTATAGCCGGCGCAATCAAGGACAACATCCTGGGAGACCGCAGGGGAGCAAGCACGATCACGCAGCTTCTCGTCGGCAACATGCACCCGGACATCATCGACCGAACCGACAGAACTCTTGGCCGCAAGCTGCGCGAGCAGGCAGCCGCGCGCGAGATGGAAAAACGTTACAGCAAGGAACAGATTCTCGAGGCGTTTCTCAATCAGATCAGTTTCGCTCACGGGTATTTTGGAATCGAAAGCGCCGCTCGCCATTACTTTGGCAAGCCCGCGTCGAGGCTGTCACTGGCCGAGGCAGCAACGCTTGCGGCGATGCCCAAGGGGCCCGAGCTGTATGAACCGGTGAAGCACCCCGACCGTGTCAGAGAGCGGCGCAATACTGTCCTCGCCGTCATGGCACAGCAGCGTTTCATCACCCCCGCCCAGGCGCGCGCCGCGCAGAACACACCTCTGGTCACCGCACCCAACTACGGCGTTGCCGTGCCGGCGCCGTATTTCGTCAACGTCGTCAAAATTCAGGCACAGCGGGCGGGCGTACCGGTCACCGCCGGCGGTTACCGTATCTACACTTCACTCGATCCAGCGATGCAGGCAGCTGCAATCGCGGCGCTCGCCGAGGGCACCGCCGAAGTCGAGGCGCGTGCCGGTTACCGGCATCCGACTACCGGCTCGGGCAGCGGCGGCTCGGAATACCTGCAAGGCCTGGTAGTGGCGATCGACCCCACGACGGGCGATGTACGCGCGCTGATTGGCGGGCGTGACTACAACGATTCACAATTCGACCGTGCGGTGGATGCACGCCGGCAGCCTGGCTCGTCGTTCAAGCCGATAGTGTATGCCGCGGCGATTGCTGACAGTATTCCGCCGAACGCAATCGTCGGCGACACGGCGATCGCCATCCGATTGCCAAACGGAAGCTTCTATCGGCCAGACAATTCCGATAACGAGTATCTCGGTCCCATCACGCTTCGGGAAGCTCTCTCGAAATCGCGAAACGTCGTCGCTGTCCAGATCGGCCAGCAGGTGGGAATCGATTCGATAACCGCCCTCGCCCGGCGAATGGGTATTCAATCGCCGGTTGCCCAGGTGCCGTCGAGCGCGATCGGCGCATCGGTCGTGCAGCCGCTCGATCTGGTCGCCGCATATACGACATTCGCCAACCTCGGCACACCCGTCGAGCCGCGATTTCTGCACCGCATCGAGGACCGTGCCGGAAAGGTCGTGCACTTCGCGCCAGTGCGCGCGTTGCCGCCGGCGCTCGACCAGCGCGCGACATTCGTCGTGCGGGACATGATGCGCGATGTCGTCGAGCGCGGTACCGCATCGTCCGTCCGCCGGTACCTTCCGGCGAGCATTCCCGTTGCGGGGAAGACCGGGACAACGAACGACAACACCGACGTCTGGTTTGTTGGGCTAACGCCCGATATCGTCGCGGGCGTGTGGCTCGGGTTCGACAAGCCGAAAACCATAACTCCGGGCGCTGCGGGCGGGTCGCTTGCCGCACCCATCTGGGGAAAGATGATGGCCAGGTATTACGCGGCGGGGAGAGGCCGGTCGGCGTCGGAGCGCAGCGCCGAACGCTGGACTCCGCCACTGGGCGTTATCAGCGGCGAGCTGGACCGCGCAACGGGGCAGATGGCAACGCTCACCACGCCCGCGGAGCGACGATACACAGAGTATTTCGTCGAGGGCACGGAGCCGGAAGCACTGCGTGCGGATCCGTGGAAGGTCTTCAGGTGGGGCCCGATCGGTTTCTAG
- a CDS encoding TerC family protein: MSGQALFFAFNVGVLAVLAIDLGVFHKKAHIVSVREAATWSSVWIALSLGFAGVIYWLRGPQPALEFVTGYLIEYSLSIDNIFVIVLIFSYFRIPEKYQHRVLFWGIIGALLMRGGMIAAGAFLIERFHWIIYVFGAFLVFTGIRMATHDETDIEPEANPVLRLVRRLLPVTHDYRGQNFFVREAPKRGEAVVLMATPLFVVLVLVETTDLIFAVDSIPAIFAITKDPFLVYTSNVCAILGLRSLYFLLAGVIHKFHYLKLGLAVVLTFVGAKMLLSGVYTIPTIISLLVIAVVLTLAAVASVMFPKKTI; the protein is encoded by the coding sequence ATGAGCGGGCAGGCGCTGTTCTTCGCATTCAACGTCGGAGTCCTGGCGGTTCTGGCCATCGACCTCGGTGTTTTCCACAAGAAAGCTCACATCGTCAGCGTCCGGGAAGCCGCCACGTGGAGCTCTGTCTGGATTGCGCTTTCACTGGGTTTCGCTGGAGTCATATACTGGCTCCGTGGGCCTCAGCCGGCGCTGGAGTTCGTCACCGGCTATCTGATCGAGTACTCGCTCTCGATCGACAACATCTTCGTCATCGTCCTGATCTTTTCGTATTTCAGGATTCCGGAGAAGTATCAGCACCGCGTGCTCTTCTGGGGGATTATCGGCGCCCTGCTCATGCGCGGGGGCATGATAGCGGCCGGTGCCTTCCTGATTGAGCGGTTTCACTGGATCATCTACGTATTCGGGGCATTCCTGGTGTTTACAGGAATCCGGATGGCAACCCACGACGAGACCGATATCGAGCCTGAGGCGAACCCGGTGCTCCGCCTGGTGCGCCGGCTGCTACCGGTGACTCACGACTACCGTGGCCAGAACTTCTTCGTGCGCGAGGCGCCGAAACGGGGAGAAGCCGTTGTATTGATGGCGACCCCGCTCTTCGTCGTGCTCGTTCTGGTCGAGACTACCGATCTTATCTTCGCCGTCGACTCGATTCCGGCTATCTTCGCCATCACCAAGGATCCCTTTCTCGTCTACACGTCGAATGTCTGCGCAATTCTGGGCTTGAGATCGCTCTATTTTCTTCTCGCCGGGGTGATTCACAAATTCCACTATCTCAAGCTTGGCCTGGCCGTCGTGCTCACGTTCGTCGGAGCCAAGATGCTGCTGAGTGGCGTCTATACGATTCCGACGATTATATCACTCCTTGTGATTGCCGTGGTTCTGACGCTGGCCGCGGTAGCGTCAGTAATGTTTCCCAAAAAAACCATCTGA